The segment GACCTCGTCAAATCGCTGCTGGTGTTGCTGGACAAACTCGGTGACACGAATCCGGTTTTATGCGACGGATGTTTTGGAATTTCATCTGGCCAAATCATGTCGGGCTCACAAACAAATCAGCCGGCGATTTTCGGAAAAGCCATTCGCAATGCCAAATCACTGGTCGCAAGCCAACCGTGCGGAACGATGTTGGTCGCCGCGGAAATTTGGGAGCTGCTTACGTCTGAACACAGCGACGCGAGCGGCGTTCTGGCCAAGTTCACGAAACACTCAGATCCAACAAATGTGAACGGCAAAGCTTTCGTGCGATTGTCACGAGCGTAAAGTACGTTTCAGATTAGACCGGGCGCCAGCGATCCAATCGGCGTTTATTGGAACTTGCGACACGTCTCAATCAAGAAACGATGAGCTTTTAATAGTCGGCTTTCCGCAGCCTTCTACCTTCGAGTCAGATCCGTCGTGAACGTTGGGCTCGACGCGACCGCGAACATCGGTCGAAAACGGTTGCTTCTGCTGTGAGCACGCCGAATGCCGCGCGCAGAAAACTCCAAACCCAAGAACGCATCCACGGCACCGGTATCTGCGGGCATCACCAAATTGGTTTGACCGTAGATCGCCATCCACGAATTCAAAGGAGCAAAAAGTTCTGCTCCAAACAGCAACTGATTATCTTTCGGTGGCAACGTTCCTGTAACAGCGTTCTCCTCCGAATGTCGATCGGCGACTCCCAGCCAAAACGCCGTCACGGTGCCGGTATCCCAATGCTGACGCACGAAAATATTGAGCTGTTCTACTGGATCGAGTTGCACTTCTTCTGCATTGAAGAAACCTCGATCGCTTCGGTTCGCGATATGCAATGTGGTTCCAATTTCAACGCTGGGCGTGATATCAAAACTTGCTTTGGCTCGCCATTGGCTCAGGTTGAACTGATCGAACGATTCCTGTGACAGCCAGTCATACGCCACGCCAAAGTTGAACCCTTGGTCTGAACGCCGAAACACACCGACGGTGGTGAAATTCTGAAAACGATCTTTCGATTCGCCCAGTAGCTCGAACACCTGAACCGCGTTGGCGGAGAACGTGACGCGAGATCCGATTTGGTATCCGATGCCGTGTGATTCCGACAGCGGCGCCGACCAAGCGATCCGTAGCGCGGTTCCAAAGTTTGCGTTGGCTCCGAAATCCTGCGGTTGTTTCGAGCCATCAATCCCGACCAGCGAAGTCAACGTTCCACGCTCAATCATCGGTTGCAAACCACCGCGGCTGGCTGGTGCGATTTGCGGAAGACACAACTGTTCGTCGCAAAC is part of the Mariniblastus fucicola genome and harbors:
- a CDS encoding DUF6666 family protein; its protein translation is MSKFLRIACLVLSIFACSHPTDGASQVCSNLGHCDTVCDEQLCLPQIAPASRGGLQPMIERGTLTSLVGIDGSKQPQDFGANANFGTALRIAWSAPLSESHGIGYQIGSRVTFSANAVQVFELLGESKDRFQNFTTVGVFRRSDQGFNFGVAYDWLSQESFDQFNLSQWRAKASFDITPSVEIGTTLHIANRSDRGFFNAEEVQLDPVEQLNIFVRQHWDTGTVTAFWLGVADRHSEENAVTGTLPPKDNQLLFGAELFAPLNSWMAIYGQTNLVMPADTGAVDAFLGLEFSARGIRRAHSRSNRFRPMFAVASSPTFTTDLTRR